A single window of Thalassoroseus pseudoceratinae DNA harbors:
- a CDS encoding purine-cytosine permease family protein, giving the protein MSTASTPQTPSVADLEPEQIPIGKHQLHSWPHFLGLYAGEHVAATEFVIGATFVALGATTSDILIGLLIGNLLAIASWTLITAPIAVQTRLSLYTYLHKIAGDSMTNLYNWANVLIFTVISAAMITVSSTAVRLLFRIPAQLQWYPTDSTFVLIVLGVGIIVVLVAMYGFNAVAEFSSICGPWLVVMFTAGALALMPALAESVLGRTQLASFNDFITIGDRSIWTGLNSDGQPGVGLLEVIGFAWAANTLTHFGLIDMALFRYAKHSLYGLCTSAGMLFGHYIAWIAAGIMGAGTAAILKSSIVELDPGDVAFQALGWSGYVIVIVAGWTTANANLYRAGLAAQAIFYNHSRMKVTLAVGCTTVIVACFPFVFSQMLPLLTYAGLLVVPVGGIVFAEHVLFPRLGMTRYWATYRKLDHSIPAIVSWIAGLLFGFGLGSLNVMSFFYLFLPTWLFTIVLYTVMARFYGAASAYPEEEAAEQELNANIAAYHAREAEEHQHPTGSKGLFYRTLRTIAWISLTVILLLALRVMFASPNMQVYKTNADAFHTWGFVCTIIYFGSAYWALRHEKSLNVQQGEPS; this is encoded by the coding sequence ATGTCTACCGCATCCACACCCCAGACTCCTAGCGTTGCCGACCTCGAACCAGAACAAATCCCAATCGGTAAACACCAACTCCATAGTTGGCCGCATTTCCTTGGACTCTACGCTGGCGAGCATGTGGCGGCGACGGAGTTTGTGATTGGAGCGACTTTTGTCGCACTGGGCGCCACGACGTCCGATATTTTGATCGGTTTGTTGATCGGCAATCTTCTTGCGATTGCCAGTTGGACCCTAATCACCGCACCGATCGCCGTGCAAACACGTCTCAGTCTCTATACGTACCTGCACAAAATTGCCGGCGATTCAATGACCAATCTCTATAACTGGGCAAACGTCCTAATTTTCACTGTAATTTCGGCGGCGATGATAACAGTTTCCAGCACGGCGGTTCGACTCCTGTTTCGTATACCGGCTCAGTTGCAATGGTACCCGACTGACAGCACGTTCGTCCTAATCGTCTTAGGGGTCGGGATAATTGTTGTGCTAGTCGCTATGTACGGGTTCAACGCGGTTGCAGAATTCTCTTCCATATGTGGACCGTGGTTGGTCGTTATGTTTACCGCTGGGGCGTTGGCTTTGATGCCCGCTTTGGCGGAATCGGTCCTCGGGCGAACGCAGCTCGCGAGTTTCAACGACTTCATCACCATCGGCGACCGTTCGATTTGGACAGGACTGAACAGCGATGGTCAACCAGGGGTCGGGTTGCTCGAAGTCATCGGCTTCGCTTGGGCCGCCAACACGCTAACTCACTTCGGTCTGATCGACATGGCACTCTTTCGCTATGCCAAACATTCGCTCTACGGACTCTGCACAAGTGCTGGGATGCTCTTTGGACATTACATTGCATGGATTGCTGCCGGAATCATGGGGGCTGGAACCGCAGCAATTCTCAAGTCGTCGATCGTCGAACTTGATCCTGGCGACGTGGCCTTTCAAGCTCTCGGGTGGTCGGGGTATGTCATCGTCATCGTGGCCGGTTGGACCACAGCCAATGCCAACCTGTATCGAGCGGGACTAGCGGCACAAGCAATCTTCTACAACCACTCGCGAATGAAAGTAACACTGGCAGTCGGCTGCACTACAGTAATTGTCGCCTGCTTCCCATTTGTATTCAGTCAGATGCTTCCTCTATTAACGTATGCGGGTTTACTTGTCGTACCTGTTGGAGGAATTGTTTTCGCTGAGCACGTGCTTTTCCCTCGCTTGGGAATGACACGGTATTGGGCCACCTATCGAAAACTTGACCATAGTATTCCAGCAATCGTTTCATGGATTGCCGGTCTGTTATTTGGCTTTGGACTAGGTTCACTCAATGTCATGTCGTTCTTCTATCTATTCCTACCAACTTGGCTCTTCACGATTGTCTTGTACACCGTGATGGCCCGATTCTACGGGGCTGCTAGTGCGTACCCGGAAGAAGAAGCTGCCGAGCAGGAATTGAATGCGAACATTGCAGCCTATCATGCTCGCGAGGCTGAAGAACATCAACATCCGACTGGAAGTAAAGGTTTGTTCTACCGAACCCTACGAACGATCGCGTGGATCTCATTGACAGTTATCTTGCTATTGGCGCTGCGTGTGATGTTCGCTAGTCCTAACATGCAAGTTTACAAAACCAATGCAGACGCGTTTCACACCTGGGGATTCGTCTGCACAATCATCTACTTTGGCTCGGCGTATTGGGCGCTGCGTCATGAGAAATCGTTAAACGTCCAACAAGGTGAACCGTCGTGA
- a CDS encoding mannitol dehydrogenase family protein, translated as MSHPIKLNQANLSALPKAVERPTYDRSQVRTGIVHVGVGGFHRSHEAVYTDQLLQTGEANNWGICGVGIRQDDRRMSNILSEQDGLYTLIVKHPDQQIDTRVVGSIIDFAFGADDPELVLAKMSHADTHVVSLTVTEGGYNIDTDTGDFDFDNPDAQHDLEHPSQPRLVFGYLTESLRRRRDRGLPAFTVLSCDNIQHNGNLTQRMLLSFARRQDNELAKWIETHVTFPNSMVDRITPVTTDRDIHYLESEYGFRDQWPVTCEPFCQWVVEDKFSCGRPAWEQVGVQFVPNVVPYETMKLRLLNAGHSVLGILGAIHGHETINDCIEDERFAHYLRLFMDIEATPTLEPVPGIDLDQYKNSLIERFGNPNIRDHVSRICLQSSSKLPVFLLPTIEANLNEGRSIDLATLVIAAWCLYSDRQVNQAGEPLDIVDDMKVELHAAASRSREDKLSFIKLNSVFGDLWQNERFSSVYSNLINRIYLGNDIVAEMHRLSTQHR; from the coding sequence GTGAGCCATCCTATTAAATTAAACCAGGCTAATCTGTCAGCGTTGCCGAAAGCCGTTGAACGGCCCACTTATGATCGCAGTCAAGTCCGGACTGGCATTGTACACGTTGGCGTGGGCGGATTTCATCGGTCGCACGAGGCGGTCTATACCGATCAGTTGTTGCAGACAGGCGAGGCGAACAATTGGGGCATTTGTGGAGTCGGCATCCGCCAAGACGATCGGCGAATGAGCAATATTCTCAGTGAACAAGACGGTCTCTACACCCTAATCGTCAAACATCCCGATCAACAGATTGACACCCGTGTCGTGGGATCAATCATAGACTTCGCCTTTGGTGCCGATGATCCTGAATTAGTCCTAGCAAAGATGTCGCATGCAGACACACACGTTGTGTCACTAACGGTCACCGAAGGCGGCTATAACATCGACACTGACACGGGTGACTTTGATTTCGACAACCCTGATGCCCAACATGACTTGGAACATCCATCGCAACCGCGACTAGTCTTTGGGTATCTAACGGAATCGCTCCGTCGTCGTCGCGACCGGGGACTCCCGGCATTCACCGTTTTGTCCTGTGATAACATACAACACAACGGTAATCTCACTCAGCGAATGCTACTTAGCTTTGCTCGGCGACAAGACAATGAACTTGCCAAGTGGATCGAAACGCATGTGACGTTCCCTAACTCCATGGTCGATCGCATCACGCCAGTGACAACAGACAGAGACATACACTATCTCGAATCCGAATATGGGTTCCGCGACCAATGGCCGGTAACGTGTGAGCCATTCTGTCAATGGGTCGTTGAAGACAAGTTTTCGTGCGGTCGCCCGGCGTGGGAACAAGTCGGTGTACAGTTCGTTCCGAATGTGGTGCCCTACGAAACAATGAAACTGCGTTTGCTCAACGCGGGACATTCAGTCTTGGGGATACTAGGAGCAATTCACGGACACGAGACTATTAACGACTGTATCGAAGACGAGCGATTTGCTCACTATCTACGACTATTTATGGACATCGAAGCGACTCCGACGCTGGAACCTGTTCCTGGAATCGATCTGGATCAATACAAGAACAGTTTGATCGAACGATTCGGCAACCCGAATATTCGGGATCATGTCAGTCGTATATGTTTGCAAAGTTCTAGCAAACTACCAGTATTCCTACTACCAACTATTGAAGCGAATTTGAACGAGGGCCGTAGCATTGACCTTGCAACACTCGTGATCGCCGCTTGGTGCTTGTATAGCGATCGACAAGTCAACCAAGCTGGTGAACCACTTGACATTGTTGACGACATGAAGGTGGAATTGCATGCGGCAGCTAGTCGCTCTCGTGAAGACAAGCTATCATTTATCAAATTGAATTCAGTGTTCGGCGATTTGTGGCAGAACGAACGTTTTTCCTCGGTCTATAGTAACCTGATCAATCGCATCTATTTGGGAAATGACATCGTCGCCGAAATGCATCGTCTATCGACTCAACATCGGTAG